A part of Cannabis sativa cultivar Pink pepper isolate KNU-18-1 chromosome 6, ASM2916894v1, whole genome shotgun sequence genomic DNA contains:
- the LOC115724438 gene encoding uncharacterized protein LOC115724438 isoform X2, which yields MNTSSSSYCFTMWGLSYATRPYPAPTLKTSVSMFTAPRSSSQLSVPQITHHYHLNHSPFVPEVIEAADSLYSEFRAVDDLVACNTSRVLKAFKNARVGSHHFAGCTGYGHDEAGGREALDQVFAEIVGAESAIVRSQFFSGTHAITCALFAILRPGDELLAVAGAPYDTLEEVIGKRDSHGMGSLKDFGVTYREVPLAEDGGLDWDKLSRALKPETKCALIQRSRGYSWRRSLSVSEIGRAIKIIKMQNPNCLVMVDNCYGEFVENIEPPYVGADLIAGSLIKNPGGTIAPCGGYVAGKEILVKAAASRLSAPGLGVDCGSTPGDIMRSFFQGLFLSPQMVGEAIKGTLLIAEVMASKGYKVEPLPRVTRHDTVQAVQLRSRERLLSFCEAVQRISPVGSFTKPVAGTTPGYASEVIFADGTFIDGSTSELSCDGPLREPYAVYCQGGTHWTQWGLVLEEVLKSI from the exons atgaacacttcttcttcttcatactGCTTTACCATGTGGGGCTTATCCTATGCTACCCGTCCTTATCCTGCACCAACTCTGAAAACCTCAGTATCCATGTTCACTGCTCCTCGTTCAAGCTCTCAACTCTCAGTCCCTCAAATTACTCACCATTATCATCTTAATCACAGCCCTTTTGTTCCAGAG GTTATTGAAGCTGCGGACTCCTTATATTCAGAGTTCAGAGCAGTGGATGATTTGGTTGCTTGCAATACCAGCCGTGTTCTTAAAGCTTTCAAAAATGCCCGAGTTGGGTCCCAT CACTTTGCCGGATGTACTGGCTATGGTCATGATGAAGCTGGGGGACGTGAAGCACTTGACCAAGTATTTGCTGAAATCGTTGGGGCTGAATCTGCCATAGTTCGCTCTCAG TTTTTCTCAGGAACACATGCTATAACTTGTGCATTGTTTGCTATTTTAAGgccgggggatgag CTTTTGGCAGTTGCAGGTGCTCCTTATGATACCTTAGAGGAAGTTATTGGAAAAAGAGACTCCCATGGGATGGGGTCCCTGAAAGATTTTGGAGTAACATACCGAGAAGTTCCT CTAGCTGAGGATGGTGGACTTGATTGGGATAAACTTAGCAGGGCTTTGAAACCTGAGACTAAATGTGCACTCATACAAAGATCTCGTGGTTATTCTTGGAGACGGAGTTTAAGTGTGAGTGAGATAGGTAGAGCAATAAAGATAATCAAG ATGCAGAACCCTAATTGCTTGGTCATGGTGGACAATTGTTACGGTGAATTTGTTGAAAATATTGAGCCTCCATATGTG GGTGCAGATTTAATTGCTggaagtttaattaaaaatccAGGTGGAACCATAGCACCATGTGGTGGATATGTTGCAGGGAAGGAGATATTGGTTAAAGCAGCAGCATCTCGTTTGTCTGCACCAGGGCTCGGAGTAGATTGTGGCTCAACTCCTGGTGATATTATGCGGTCTTTTTTCCAGGGATTGTTTCTTTCACCTCAGATGGTTGGAGAAGCAATCAAG GGAACCCTGCTTATAGCTGAAGTAATGGCATCAAAAGGGTATAAAGTAGAGCCTCTTCCTCGTGTTACTCGTCATGATACTGTACAG GCCGTACAACTCAGAAGCCGTGAGCGTCTCCTTTCTTTTTGTGAGGCTGTACAAAGAATCTCCCCAGTAGGTTCATTCACTAAACCAGTGGCTGGTACAACTCCTGGATATGCCTCCGAG GTCATTTTTGCTGATGGAACTTTCATTGATGGTAGTACAAGTGAGCTTTCATGTGACGGACCATTAAGAGAACCCTATGCTGTATATTGCCAG GGTGGCACCCATTGGACTCAGTGGGGACTAGTCCTTGAAGAGGTTTTAAAATCCATATGA
- the LOC115724438 gene encoding uncharacterized protein LOC115724438 isoform X1: protein MNTSSSSYCFTMWGLSYATRPYPAPTLKTSVSMFTAPRSSSQLSVPQITHHYHLNHSPFVPEVIEAADSLYSEFRAVDDLVACNTSRVLKAFKNARVGSHHFAGCTGYGHDEAGGREALDQVFAEIVGAESAIVRSQVCHLFLCLCLFRWVFRTFNCSSSVCQFFSGTHAITCALFAILRPGDELLAVAGAPYDTLEEVIGKRDSHGMGSLKDFGVTYREVPLAEDGGLDWDKLSRALKPETKCALIQRSRGYSWRRSLSVSEIGRAIKIIKMQNPNCLVMVDNCYGEFVENIEPPYVGADLIAGSLIKNPGGTIAPCGGYVAGKEILVKAAASRLSAPGLGVDCGSTPGDIMRSFFQGLFLSPQMVGEAIKGTLLIAEVMASKGYKVEPLPRVTRHDTVQAVQLRSRERLLSFCEAVQRISPVGSFTKPVAGTTPGYASEVIFADGTFIDGSTSELSCDGPLREPYAVYCQGGTHWTQWGLVLEEVLKSI from the exons atgaacacttcttcttcttcatactGCTTTACCATGTGGGGCTTATCCTATGCTACCCGTCCTTATCCTGCACCAACTCTGAAAACCTCAGTATCCATGTTCACTGCTCCTCGTTCAAGCTCTCAACTCTCAGTCCCTCAAATTACTCACCATTATCATCTTAATCACAGCCCTTTTGTTCCAGAG GTTATTGAAGCTGCGGACTCCTTATATTCAGAGTTCAGAGCAGTGGATGATTTGGTTGCTTGCAATACCAGCCGTGTTCTTAAAGCTTTCAAAAATGCCCGAGTTGGGTCCCAT CACTTTGCCGGATGTACTGGCTATGGTCATGATGAAGCTGGGGGACGTGAAGCACTTGACCAAGTATTTGCTGAAATCGTTGGGGCTGAATCTGCCATAGTTCGCTCTCAGGTCTGCCATTTATTTCTTTGCTTGTGTTTATTTAGATGGGTATTTCGTACATTCAATTGCTCATCATCCGTGTGCCAGTTTTTCTCAGGAACACATGCTATAACTTGTGCATTGTTTGCTATTTTAAGgccgggggatgag CTTTTGGCAGTTGCAGGTGCTCCTTATGATACCTTAGAGGAAGTTATTGGAAAAAGAGACTCCCATGGGATGGGGTCCCTGAAAGATTTTGGAGTAACATACCGAGAAGTTCCT CTAGCTGAGGATGGTGGACTTGATTGGGATAAACTTAGCAGGGCTTTGAAACCTGAGACTAAATGTGCACTCATACAAAGATCTCGTGGTTATTCTTGGAGACGGAGTTTAAGTGTGAGTGAGATAGGTAGAGCAATAAAGATAATCAAG ATGCAGAACCCTAATTGCTTGGTCATGGTGGACAATTGTTACGGTGAATTTGTTGAAAATATTGAGCCTCCATATGTG GGTGCAGATTTAATTGCTggaagtttaattaaaaatccAGGTGGAACCATAGCACCATGTGGTGGATATGTTGCAGGGAAGGAGATATTGGTTAAAGCAGCAGCATCTCGTTTGTCTGCACCAGGGCTCGGAGTAGATTGTGGCTCAACTCCTGGTGATATTATGCGGTCTTTTTTCCAGGGATTGTTTCTTTCACCTCAGATGGTTGGAGAAGCAATCAAG GGAACCCTGCTTATAGCTGAAGTAATGGCATCAAAAGGGTATAAAGTAGAGCCTCTTCCTCGTGTTACTCGTCATGATACTGTACAG GCCGTACAACTCAGAAGCCGTGAGCGTCTCCTTTCTTTTTGTGAGGCTGTACAAAGAATCTCCCCAGTAGGTTCATTCACTAAACCAGTGGCTGGTACAACTCCTGGATATGCCTCCGAG GTCATTTTTGCTGATGGAACTTTCATTGATGGTAGTACAAGTGAGCTTTCATGTGACGGACCATTAAGAGAACCCTATGCTGTATATTGCCAG GGTGGCACCCATTGGACTCAGTGGGGACTAGTCCTTGAAGAGGTTTTAAAATCCATATGA